The Bosea sp. 685 DNA window CAGGAAAAGCGGCGCCGCGACGGTGAGCCAGTGAGCGCCCAGCCAGCCGGCCAGGCTGTTTCGGGCCGAGGCCAACCCGGTCAGCCAGCGGCCGACGGCGATGCGCGAGCGCGCGGCCATCCAGAAGACGAAGCTCAGCACGAGGCTCGTCACCAGGATCTGGCCGGCAGCGATCGCTTCCGCCGGGGTCGCGGTCGCGATCAGCAGGCGGATCACGATTCGCAAGGTCATGATCAGGAGGACGATCAGCGTGATGCGGCGATACAGGGCAGCGGCCTCGCCATCGTCCATTGCGGCGAGGCGGGCGCCGGCGAGGCTCGGCCGCAGCACGAAGCGGAAAGCCAGCATGTAGAGCCGCCAGGCGAAGATTCCCGCGAGGACCGCGGCCGCGAGCTTGTCCTGGCCCACGCCGCGAGAAAACCAGATGCCGATCGCGCCGTAGCTGACGAGCCAGACGGCGGCGACGCCGACAAGATCGAGCGTCAGGATCGCGCCGATCGGCAGCAGCGCGGCGGGGCCGGGTGTCGCGGCAACTCTCGCGCCCAGGCGCGTTCGCAGGCCGCCGAACAGGGCCGCCACGAGCCGTTCGATGGCGAGCGCCAGCGCGGCGGAGATGAACAGCAGCAGGAGAAACGCCGACAATCCGCGGCCATCGCCGGCCTGGACGATCAGCCTGGGAAATTCCGCCAGCCGGCGGCCGAGCTCAGGGAAAGCCGCCAAAGCGGCGGCGCCTCTGTCGACGAATTGCGCCACCCGGGCTTCGAGCGGGTCCGGCGTCGCGGCCGCGGCGGGGTCCGAGCCCCCTCCTCCCGCCACTGCAGGCGCGGGTGCCTTCAGCTTCGCGACGACCGATCGGCCGATAGCTTCGACAAGTGCGTCGAACTGTTCCTGGCTGATCCCGGCAGGCGGAGCCGCGGTTTGGGCGAGCGCTGGAAGCGAGAGCGCGTGCAAACATAAAAACAGGCAAAATAAAGGCGCGAGCGCCAGAAATCTCAAAGCTGACGTGAAGGGTTGCCCGATGAATCGTTTCTGAGCAGACATTGACGCACGGCCTCTGGCCACAAGGTCAGAAAAACAACTGAAGTCACTTTCGGCAAATAAGCTCATAGCGCCGACATCATCCGCCGTCTTATAGAATGAAATTCGACAACGCGCAGCGATATCTACCTTAAAATACTGAACTCGCATCAAATAATTTATGACCACAGGACTTTACACACGAAAATTATATATCGCTGACCTGAATTGACCGATCCCTCCTATGCGATCAAGGTTAGTCGATACGAACCGCGCCGACAAGCTTAGCCATGTCTGCAAGGTCAAGTTTTATGTGCGGAATCCTTTTCGCATGTGCGGCATCGGAGTTGCGGCATGGCGCTGCCATCTCTAGGGAATGTTGAGCTCATGCGCCCCGGTGGCGCGCGGCGGCCGGCACTGTTCAGCCGCGCGCCCCACCGGATCCTGATGGCGCTCGCCTGCGCCCTTCCCGCCCCGGCCAGCCTTGCCGAAGAGCGGCCTCGCCCGGAGGCGTCCGCCTCTGATACCGAGCCGCCAGCGACAGGGCCGGAGATCTACATCGACGCCTCCGCGACGCTGGCGAGATCGCCGGGAAACAGCTTCGTCATCGGCCGGCGCGGGTTCTTCTCGATCACGAGCAGCTCCGGCAAGTCGCTCTCCATCGACGCCCCGCTAACCATCGACATCACCGACGACCTGAGCGTCTATGCGGGCTTCGATTTCGCCAGCTCCAAGACGGCTTCCACGCCATGGTCGCAACTGGCGCTAGGCAGCTTCAGCACCGGCTTCGACTATACTTTCCTCGACCAGACCCGGTTTGTCCCCGAGCTTTCGGTCTCCGGCTCTGTCTCGCGGCCCGTCAGGATTCCACTCGGATCGGCTCTGACGACGACCTGGTCAGGGGGCTCGACGCGGATTTTTCCCTCGACGAGGCGGGACATCGCGGCCTCATCGCCGGCCTCGCGCTCACCTATGTCACCGTCAATTCCGGGCCGGGCCAGCTTCAGCCGCTCTATGGCGGCTATGTCGGGGTCTATCATCAGTGGGAGGCCGGCTGGAAGCTGACGGGAAAGGCCGGCTACGCGACCTTTGGCGGCGGCAATCTCGGCACGGTCATTCGCGCCACGCCGGTTCGGCAGGTCTTCGCGACGCTGGAATTCGAGAAATACGATGCCGCCGACAACAAGATGTTCGGCCTGGGGCTGGCTGGAGCGCTGTCGCGGAGCACGACCGGCAAGACCAGCACCTCCGTCCAGCTCGTCCTCTCCGTGCCGCTCTACCTGGCCCGGAAACGCTGAACTTCGGCCAAAGGCCACGGAATCTTGCAGACAGCGCGCCGGCCTGTCACGTCGGCTCAGGGTCCGCGCCTTTTCAAGCCTGCTTCTTTTTCAACTCTGCTTGGGCGGCTCCGGCTTCGGCGGCTCCTCGATGGCCTTGCCAAGCCGGTCGAGCTCAAGCGAATAGCAGAACAGGGCAAACAGCACCCAGAGCACGATAAGGCCTCTGGCCAGAGCCTGGTCGAGCGAGGGCAGCCCGGCGAGCTCGGGCAGGTGCCGGAAAAACAGCACCGAGAACAGCGCGCCGCCAAAGAAGAAACTGGAGCGCCCGGCAAACTGGACGAGATGACCGAGGAAGGGGCTGTGAACCGGCGCCGCCACCGCGACCCAGCGATAGCGCGCCCAATAGGCGCAATGCAGGATCAACGTCGCCAGCACGATCTCCAACTCGACGAGGCGGCTCACTTGCAGCGGCTCGCCGATCCGCATGATCATCTGGCGAAACAACGGAAACATCACCCAAAACAGCGCCGTCGCCGCCGCCGTCTGGACAGCCAGGAGGCCAAAATAGGCAGCGTCCTTCCGGAACGCCGCAAGGGTTGTGCGAGCGGCCATGCCGGATGGTGCAGAGCCGCGCCGCTCATGGCAAGACTGGTTGCGGCAAATCTGGTTATGGCAAGTCCGGCGAGCGCCGACGTCGTTGAGGAAGCCCGGCCGGCGTGAAAATCGCGCGGCCTGCCCCCGATGCTACGCCGTCCGCCGCCACGCCTAGAAGCAGGCTGGATATTCCCGCATCCAGCACGGGACTGCGGGAACTTCCACGAGCCGCAAGGCGCTGATCTCGGCACGACGCCGGATTGATGAGCCTGTCTCATAAAGCCAATCGGCCCTCCTTCTGGAACGCTTCCAAGCTCTGAGCAGTTGGGAGGATAGGCATCCGCGAAGCGCGGCATCGCGACGGTGTGTCCGCCATGGGGCGAGTTCTCCATGGCGGTCGCGGGTCAGCGCGAGGTCGCTGTGAGCGTCGGCAACTCCGGAGTGAGCATGAATCTACCCACCGATCTGGCGGCGACGCGCCGCGATGTGTTGGTCGCCACCGCAGCCGCGGTTGCAACGACATCATCCGCCTCGCGGCTCGCCGCACAAACCTCGGCGGAGACTGGCGCTGCCGGCCCGGGCCCCGTCATTCTGCCCGTTTCATTCGAGGTCAACGGCGCGCGACGCGAACTCAACCTCGATGCGCGGACGACGCTGCTCGACGCGCTGCGCGAAAATCTCCACCTGACCGGCACGAAGAAGGGCTGCGATCACGGCCAGTGCGGCGCCTGCACCGTCCTCGTCGAGGGCCGGCGCATCAATTCCTGCCTGACGCTCGCCGTCATGCACCAGGGCGAGCGCATCACCACGATCGAGGGCCTCGGCACGCCCGACGACATGCATCCGATGCAAGCCGCCTTCGTCAGGCATGACGGCTTTCAGTGCGGCTACTGCACGCCAGGCCAGATCTGCTCGGCGGTCGGCGTTCTCGACGAGATCAAGGCCGGCATCCCCAGCCATGTCAGCGCCGATCTGACTGCCCTGCCCGAAGGATCGCAAGCCGAGATCCGGGAGCGCATGAGCGGCAACATCTGCCGCTGCGGCGCCTATTCCAACATCGTCGACGCCATCACCGAAATGTCCGGGAGGAAGGCATGAAATCCTTCACCTATGAGCGCGCCGCCACGCCGGCGCAGGCTGCGTCAGCCGCCGCCCGAAACCCGGATGCGCGCTTCATCGCCGGCGGAACCAACCTGCTCGACCTGATGAAGCTGGAGATCGAGAGCCCGCGCCACCTGATCGACGTCAACGGCCTCGCACTCGACACCATCGAGCCGACGCAGGATGGCGGACTGAGGATCGGCGCGCTTGTGCGCAACACCGATCTCGCGGCCGATGCGCGCATCCGGCGCGATTACGGCTTGCTGTCGCGCGCGCTTCTGGCCGGCGCTTCGGGCCAGCTCCGCAACAAGGCGACGACGGCCGGCAACCTGCTGCAGCGCACCCGCTGCCCCTATTTCTACGACACCAACCAGCCATGCAACAAACGGCAACCCGGCACAGGCTGCTCGGCGCTGGGCGGGTTCAGCCGGTCGCTTGCGGTGGTGGGCGCAAGCGATGCCTGCATCGCCACGCATCCCAGCGACATGGCGGTGGCGATGCGAGCGCTGGACGCGCAGGTCGAGACGGTGAGACCCGATGGCGGGACGCGCAGCCTGCCGATCGCCGAATTCTACCGGGCGCCGGGCGAGACGCCCCACCTTGAAAGCACCCTCGCCGCGGGCGAACTGATCACGGCGGTGACCCTGCCCAGGCCCGTCGGCGGCAAGCATGTCTATCGCAAGGTGCGCGACCGCGCGTCCTATGCATTCGCGCTGATTGCGGTCGGCGCGATCGTGCAGCGCGACGGCACCGGGCGCGTTGCCCTGGGCGGCGTCGCCCACAAGCCGTGGCGGATCGAGGCGGCAGAGGCCCAACTGCCACAAGGCGCCAGGGCCGTGACGGAGCGCCTGCTGGCGAATGCCAGAACCACCCATGACAATGCCTTCAAGCTCCCGCTGGTCGAGCGCACGCTCGCCGCCGTGCTTGTCGAAGCGAGGGCCTGACGCCATGAAATTCGACACACAAGCCACCACCAACCCGATCGACAGGCTCAAGGTCGTCGGGCAGCCGCTGGACCGGATCGACGGGCCGCGCAAGGCGACCGGCACGGCCCGCTACGCCTATGAGCAGCACGATGTCGCGCCGAACCAGGCCTATGGCCATGTCGTCGGCGCGGCCATCGCCAAGGGCCGGATCACCGGAATGGACCTTGCCGCCGCGCAGCAGGCGCCCGGCGTGTTGACCATCGTCACGGCCCAGAGCGCCGGCAAGCTCGCCAAGGGCAAGTACAACACCGCCAGGCTGCTGGGCGGCCCGGAGATCCAGCACTACCATCAGGCGGTGGCTCTCGTCGTCGCCGAGACCTTCGAGCAGGCCCGCGCTGCCGCGCAGCTGGTGAAAGTGCGTTACGCGGACGCGAAGGGCAGCTTCGATCTCGCCGCCGTCAGGGACAGCGCGCCCGACGCCCCGGCCGATGGAGAGGCACCGACCCAGACCGCCATCGGCGACTTCGCGGGCGCCTTCGCCGCCGCGCCGGTGAAGCTCGACCAAAGCTATTCGACGCCCGATCAGGCCCACGCGATGATGGAGCCGCATGCCTCCATCGCCCGCTGGGAGGGCGACAAGCTGACGCTGTGGACCTCAAACCAGATGATCGCCTGGAGTGTGGGCGACATGGCCAGGACGCTGGGCATTCCCAGGGAGAATGTCCGGCTGATCTCGCCTTTCATCGGCGGCGGCTTCGGCGGCAAGCTCTTCATCCGTGCCGACGCGCTGCTGGCGGCGCTGGGCGCGCGCGCGGCCGGGCGGCCGGTCAAGGTCGCCCTGACACGGCCGATGATGTTCAACAACACCACTCACCGCCCCGCGACGATCCAGCGCATTCGCATCGGCGCAACGCCCGACGGCAAGATCACCGCGATCGGGCATGAGAGCTGGTCCGGGGACCTGAAGGATGGTGGACCGGAGCTCGCGACGCAGCAGACGCGCCTGCTCTATGCCGGCGCCAACCGGATGACCTCGCTGAAGCTTGCGGTGCTCGATCTGCCCGAGGGCAACGCGATGCGCGCGCCGGGCGAGGCGCCGGGCCTGATGGCGCTGGAGATCGCCATGGACGAGATGGCGGAGACACTCGGCCTGGACCCGATCGAGTTCCGCATTCGCAACGACACCCAGGTCGATCCGGAGAAGCCGCAACGGCCGTTCTCGCAGCGCCGCCTGGTCGAATGCCTGCGCCTGGGCGCCGAGCGCTTCGGCTGGGACAAGCGCTCGGCGACGCCGGCTACCATCCGGGACGGCAAGTGGCTCGTCGGCATCGGAGTCGCCTCAGCCTTGCGCAACAACCTCGCCATGAAGTCGGGTGCGCGGGTCAGGCTCGATCGCGACGGCATCGTCACGGTCCAATCCGACATGACCGACATCGGCACCGGCAGCTACACCATCATCGCCCAGACGGCCGCGGAAATGATGGGCCTGACCATCGACAAGGTGAAGGTCGAGCTCGGCGACTCGAGCTTCCCTGTCTCGGCCGGTTCCGGCGGCCAGTGGGGCGCAAATTCGGCAACCGCGGGCGTCTACGCGGCCTGCGTCAAGCTGCGCGAGGCCGTGCTGAAAAAACTCGGGCTCAACCTGGCCGATGCGGTGTTCGAGGATGGCGCCGTGAGGTCGGGCGATCGCACGGTCCCGCTGGCGCTGGCCGCGCGCGAAGCCGACATCACCGTCGAGGATACGATCGAGTTCGGCGACCTCGACAAGACGCATCAGCAATCGACCTTCGGCGGCCATTTCGTCGAGGTCGGCGTGGACAGCGCCACCGGCGAGGTCCGGCTCCGGCGCATGCTCGCCGTCTGCGCGGCAGGCCGCATCCTCAATCCGAAATCCGCCCGCAGCCAGGTCATCGGCGCGATGACGATGGGCGCGGGCGCGGCCTTGATGGAGGATCTCGTCATCGACAAGCGCCGCGGCTTCTTCGTCAATCACGACCTGGCGGGTTATGAGGTTCCCGTCCATGCCGACATCCCCCATCAGGATGTCATCTTCCTCGATGAGACCGACCCGATGTCCTCGCCGATGAAAGCCAAGGGCGTGGGCGAACTCGGCATCTGCGGGGTTGGCGCGGCGATCGCGAATGCGGTCTACAATGCCACCGGCGTGCGCGTGCGCAATTATCCGATCACCTTGGACAAGCTGCTCGACAGGCTGCCATCGGTGAGCTGAGACGCCGGATCGGTTCGGCCGCTCAACGGCTCGTGGCCGGAGCCCGCTCGGCGACCATTGCCGGTCGCGGTTCCCGTCCTTCCGTCAAAACCGCACGGGGCGTGGGAAGGATCAGGCAGGATCAACACGGCGGCGGCACCTACCCTGCCCGAGGCGATCAGGCTCGGGAAAGCATGAGCAAAACCCCAGCCGCCACAACCAGGGCGGCATAGGTCAGCAGCATGCCGAAGCCTCTGAGCGGTGCAGATTCGCGCCACATGCCCACGGCATGGAGCAATCGACCGCCGGCCAGGACGCCGCCGATCGACAGGACCAGCCATGTCGCCGCCGCATGAGCCTCGACCAGGCCAAGCCCGATCACGCCCAGCGGCACATATTCGATGAAATTGCCCTGCGCCCGGATGCGCAGCCGAAGCACCGCATCCGGGCTGTCGCCAATGAGGTCGCCGACCTTCACGCGCCGCAGCGTGACCGGAACGGACAGGGCGACCAAAGCGAGGGCGAAGATCGCGGTGAAGCTCGAGGTGATCGGAAGAAAGCTCATTGGCTCTCCCTCAGTGGCCGGTATGGCGCTCGGCGCGGGCTGTCGATGATCGCGCCGGTGATGATGGCGACCGCTCCATTCAGCCGAGCCATGGCGACGCCTCCTCGGTTGCGTGGCCATGCGCCGCCGAACGCTCGAACCGCATCGGCGCATAGGGCGACGGGGTCTCGCGGGCGGCGTTCTGGGTGTAGAAGGATGCAGCCAGGAGCATGAGGCCCACGACCGCCGGCACGGCCGCCCGTGGCTTGCGCACGCCAAGATGGGCCAGGCCCGAGAGCAGCAGGTGATAGAGCATGCCGGCATAGGCGAGATCGCTCAGAAACGGCTCCGGACGCCAGAGGATCGCGATCGGCCCCAGGATCTTCACGACGACCATGAGCTGGACGAGATAAGCGGGGTATCCAAGCCCGGCCAGGGCCTCGCGGACCCAGGCGCCCCTGATCAGGTAAAGGAATGCAGATGAGATATATAAGAGCAACAGCAATGCGGTGCTTGCCCAATAGATGTATTGTGCGGACATGAGTTTTCATCTGCCGCGAAGGCAGCATTCTCCAATCGAATTGTTGCTGTATGGCAGCTCAAATCGACGAGCAGCTTGTCGATGCAGGCAAAATGGCGGACGATATTGATCCCTGCAAGTAGGATGAATTACTGTCACTCAGTATGGAAAACCTGACCATGGCCAATGGCGACTTCACCATGCAGGACGAGATGCGCCGGGCCTTCGCGCTGCTCTCGGGCAAGTGGAAGCTGGAGATCATGTGGCTTCTCCACCAGCGCACCTACCGCTTCGGGGAGCTGCGCAAGGCGATCCCTGGCATCACGCAGCACATGCTGACGGCGCAGCTGCGCGAGCTCGAAGCCGACGGCCTGGTCTCGCGAACGGTGTTTGCGCAAGTCCCGCCCAAGGTCGAATATGAGATCACCCCCAAGGCGCGGGGGCTCGGCCCGACGATCGCGGCGTTGACGGCCTGGTGGCAGGAGCACGGCCAAAGCGTGCCGGAGCGACCGACCATGAGGGGCCGCAAGCCGCGCTGATGAGAGCCGGGCGACCTGCCCTTCCCCGGGGCGCTCGAGGCAGCCGGCATGCATCATGCCTCCGACACGCCCGTCTCCGTTACGCAGCCATGTCCACGTCAGGACGGCGTCCCGGTCCGCGCCCGAACCGTCCCCCTAGAAGCGATCAGCCGCGAAGGGCTTGAGGTCGCAGAAGGCCGGCATGCCGGTCATCGTTTCGGCCAGGAGCCGCCCGGTGGCCGGGCCCAGGGTGAAGCCGTGATGGGCGTGGCCGAAGGCGAACCAGAGGCCGCGATGGCGGGAAGCCGGGCCGATGACCGGCAGCATGTCGGGCAGGCAGGGCCGTGCGCCGCGCCAGGGCTGCGCATCCAGGCGCGGGCCGAGCGGCATGATCCGGCGCGCGACCGTCTCCGCCTGGTCGAGCTGCCAGCTATCCGAAGGCTCGTCGCGGCCGGCAAGCTCGATGCCGGTGGTCAGGCGAATGCCGCGCTGCATCGCGCTCAGCACGAAACCCGCCTGTGCATCGCAGAGCGGGTGCTGCGGCACAGCCTCGTTCACGGCCGCGTAATGCATGTGGTAGCCACGCTTGAAAGCGAGCGGGAAGCGATAGCCGAGGCGCTCATAGAGATCGCCCGACCAGGGCCCGAGCGCGACCACGACCTCCGCCGCCCGCCAGTCCCCGGCCTCGGTCGGTAGGCGCCATTGCGTACCCTCCTGACTCAACTCCAGCGCATCCGCCTTCACAAGCGTGCCGCCGCGCGCGACAAACAGCCCGGCATAGGCGCGTGTCACCGCGCCGGGATCACTGACTGTGACCGGGTCGCGCCAGTGCAAGGCGCCGGCAACGGTGCCGGGCAGCAGAGCGGGCTCCAGGGCGCGCAGGGTCTCGGGGTCCAGCACGTCATAGGTGAGCCCGTAGCCATGCAAGCCCACTGCCGCGGAAATCGCCTGCTCGAGCGCGCGCGGGTTGCGGTAAAGCTCGATCCAGCCCTCGCCGCGCATCAGCGCCTGCGTGCCGGCGGCCGCCGTCCAGCGCCGGTGCTCGTCGATGCAGCGTTCGATCAGCGGCAGGATGGCGCGGCCCTGCCGCTCGAGCCGGTCGGGCGCCGAATTCCACCAGTAGCGCGCCAGCCACGGCGCCATCCGCAAGAGCGCCGCCGGCCGGTAGCGCACGGCGATGGAGCGGTTCGAGGCGAAGGCGGCAAGCGTCGCGAGGTCGCGCGGGAAGGCGTAGGGCACGACGGAGGAGCGCTCGATCAGCCCGGCATTGCCATGGCTGGTTTGCCCTCCCGGTTCGCCGCGATCGACCAGCAGGACGCTGCGGCCGCGCTCCTGCAGATGCAGGGCCGCGCTGACGCCGATGATGCCGGCCCCGAGCACGATCACGTCGGCTTGCCGTGCCTGCACCTGTCGCGAGCCGGCTTGGCGTGGCTCGGCCTGTCCGGTTTCGGCCTGATCTGTCCGGGCCTGTCCTGTTGCAGTCGTCATCGCGCCGGTCAGACCCGTCTCCATTCGCCCTGACAATCAGCAGCGGCTTGGGCATAGCCGCTGCGGGTATTGCTGCCTATGGCATCGCCACAGACGAGCCTCAAAGCGCCATGATTTGCAAGAAAATAAAAATCCTTTGACAGTGTGATAGAAAAATTTCTTGATTGCGACATCGCCCGGGAATTCCGATGTCGCAGACACTCCGCCAGAGATTGCAGGCCTGCCTCACCGGCGGCTCCCGCGCCGACAAGGCGCTGGCGAGCTACATGCTGGCGCGGATGTCGAGCCTGCCTTTCGAGACGGCGGCAAGCCTGGCCGAAAAGGTTTCGCTGAGCGAGCCGACGGTCGGGCGCTTCTGCCGGACGCTCGGCTACAGGAGCCTGAAGGATCTCAAGGCGAGCCTGGCCGATGAGATCGGCGACAGCCCCTGGCTGATCAGCGACCGACTGCGCGATTTCCAAGAGCGCAGCCGCTCCGGGGACGACCAGCTGGCGCGCAGCCTCGAGCTCGAGATCGCCGGCCTCGTCCGGCTCTACGAGCTTGCCCAGAGCGAGGAGTGGAAGCGCGTGGCGCGCCGCCTCGCCAGCGCGCCCACAGTCTACATCACCGGCTTCCAGACTGAGCGGGGCTTGGCGCAATATCTCGCCAACCAGCTCCAGTACCTGCGCGACGGCGTGCATCTCGTCGATCTCGCTGCCGGCAATTTCTCCGAGCTGCTGCTCCCGGACGGGCCCGGGCGCTGCCTGGTGATCTTCGAGGCGCGGCGCTATTCGCGCATGGCAAAAGTGCTGGCACAGGAAGCCAAGGCTGCCGGCATCGCCACCACGCTCGTCACCGATTCCTTCTGCGACTGGGGGCGCGGGCTGGTCGACGAGATGCTGGTCGTCTCGACCGAGTTCAACCTGTTCTGGGACTCGACCGCCCAGATGGCGAGCCTGAGCAACCTCATGATCAACGCCGTCTTCGTCGAGCTCGGCCCGCAGGTCGAGCAGCGGCTGAACCGGATGGCGGAGCTCTATGGCCGCTTCACCGGCCATGTCGGCGACACCACAGGCCCGCTCGACTAATGGGCGGCACTTTCCAAACCTTCCATGCCTTCAATGCCTGCGCAGCATCTGACAACAAAAAGGGGAACCGGAATGAAGACGATGATGACACGCAGCCTGCTGGCCTTGAGCCTCGCGGGCTTGGGCTTCACAGGATTGGCCGCAACCAGCGCGCAGGCGCAGGAGGCGACCTTCGTGATGACCGCGCGCCTCGTCGGCGCGCCGACCTATAACCCGACCAAGGCGACCAAGCTCAATACGGCGACGACGCTGATTTTTGACCGTCTGGTCGTGCAGGATGCCGACCAGAGCTTCCATGGCCAGCTCGCCTCCTCCTGGGACGCCAGCCCCGATGGCATGCAATGGACCTTCAAGCTCAAGCCTGGCGTCAAGTTCCACAATGGCGAGCCGTTCAACGCCAAAACGATCGAATGGTGGGTGCCGCAGTTCAAGGGCACCGAGAACGCCTTCACCGTGGAGGCGATCGAGCGTGTCGAGGTCGTCGACGACCTGACCGTGCGCTTCCACATGAAGCACCCAGACCCGAACCTGCTGTTCAACCTCGCCACATCCTTCATGTGCATTCCAGAGCCCAAGGCCTACACGGCGCTCGGCGACAAATTCGGCGTGACCGAGGCCATCGGCACCGGCCCCTACAAGATGCAGCAGTTCAGCGTCGGCCAGCAGACCGTGCTGGTGCGCAATGACGACTATGCCTGGGCCTCCGACCTCTCGACCAATCAGGGGCCGGCCAAGTTCAAGAAGCTGACCTTCCGCGAGATCGCCGAGGAATCGACCGCCTATCTCGAACTGAAGACCGGCGGCGCCGACATGCTGGTCAATGTGCCGACCGACTTCCTGCCGCGCATCCAGGCCGACAAGGCGGTGAAGCTCGTCACCATTCCCGGCAATGAGCTGGTCTATATGCCGATCAACACCAGCGTCGAGCCGTTCACCGATGTCAGGCTGCGCGAGGCGACCGCGTTCGCCGTCAACCAGAAGGAGATCCTGACCAGCCTCTATGGCGGCAATGGCGCGGCAGCCGACACCTTCCTGATCTCCTCGCTGAAGGAGTCGCAGGTCGAGCCGAAATACAAGATTTCCTATGATCCGGAGCGCTCGAAGAAGCTGTTCGACGCAGCCGGCTGGAAGGCGGGGCCCGACGGCATCCGCGTCAAGGACGGCAAGCGCCTCGAGGTCAAGCTCTGGACCCAGAACGGCACCGAGTTCAAGCGCCTCGTCGAGATCGTCCAGGCCCAGCTCAAGGCTGTCGGTATGCAGGCCGATATCAGCATCATCGATGCCGGCTCGATCAACGCGCAGTACCGCAAGAAGACCGAGCACCAGCTCGCGATCCGCGCCTATCAATGGACCAATGCCGACATCGTCGACTGGTTCTTCGCGGCCAAGCGCGCGGGCTACCCCAATGTCTCGATGTTCAACGACCCTGAAGCCGAGCGGCTGAACGACATCGCCATGAACAAGTCCAAGACCTGGGACGAGCGCGTCGCGAACTTCACCCGCTATCATGAGTATGTGCTGTCGCAGTACGCCTTCGCGCCGATCTACCAGCCGGCGCAGAGCCTGGCCTATGGCAAGCGCATCACCTTGCCCCAGGTGATCCGCGGTACCGGGCTCTACGGGCCGACCATGCTCGATATCGCCCCGGCGAATTGAGCCCGGCCCAAACGAACT harbors:
- the paoA gene encoding aldehyde dehydrogenase iron-sulfur subunit PaoA, whose protein sequence is MNLPTDLAATRRDVLVATAAAVATTSSASRLAAQTSAETGAAGPGPVILPVSFEVNGARRELNLDARTTLLDALRENLHLTGTKKGCDHGQCGACTVLVEGRRINSCLTLAVMHQGERITTIEGLGTPDDMHPMQAAFVRHDGFQCGYCTPGQICSAVGVLDEIKAGIPSHVSADLTALPEGSQAEIRERMSGNICRCGAYSNIVDAITEMSGRKA
- a CDS encoding xanthine dehydrogenase family protein subunit M, whose product is MKSFTYERAATPAQAASAAARNPDARFIAGGTNLLDLMKLEIESPRHLIDVNGLALDTIEPTQDGGLRIGALVRNTDLAADARIRRDYGLLSRALLAGASGQLRNKATTAGNLLQRTRCPYFYDTNQPCNKRQPGTGCSALGGFSRSLAVVGASDACIATHPSDMAVAMRALDAQVETVRPDGGTRSLPIAEFYRAPGETPHLESTLAAGELITAVTLPRPVGGKHVYRKVRDRASYAFALIAVGAIVQRDGTGRVALGGVAHKPWRIEAAEAQLPQGARAVTERLLANARTTHDNAFKLPLVERTLAAVLVEARA
- the paoC gene encoding aldehyde oxidoreductase molybdenum-binding subunit PaoC, with protein sequence MKFDTQATTNPIDRLKVVGQPLDRIDGPRKATGTARYAYEQHDVAPNQAYGHVVGAAIAKGRITGMDLAAAQQAPGVLTIVTAQSAGKLAKGKYNTARLLGGPEIQHYHQAVALVVAETFEQARAAAQLVKVRYADAKGSFDLAAVRDSAPDAPADGEAPTQTAIGDFAGAFAAAPVKLDQSYSTPDQAHAMMEPHASIARWEGDKLTLWTSNQMIAWSVGDMARTLGIPRENVRLISPFIGGGFGGKLFIRADALLAALGARAAGRPVKVALTRPMMFNNTTHRPATIQRIRIGATPDGKITAIGHESWSGDLKDGGPELATQQTRLLYAGANRMTSLKLAVLDLPEGNAMRAPGEAPGLMALEIAMDEMAETLGLDPIEFRIRNDTQVDPEKPQRPFSQRRLVECLRLGAERFGWDKRSATPATIRDGKWLVGIGVASALRNNLAMKSGARVRLDRDGIVTVQSDMTDIGTGSYTIIAQTAAEMMGLTIDKVKVELGDSSFPVSAGSGGQWGANSATAGVYAACVKLREAVLKKLGLNLADAVFEDGAVRSGDRTVPLALAAREADITVEDTIEFGDLDKTHQQSTFGGHFVEVGVDSATGEVRLRRMLAVCAAGRILNPKSARSQVIGAMTMGAGAALMEDLVIDKRRGFFVNHDLAGYEVPVHADIPHQDVIFLDETDPMSSPMKAKGVGELGICGVGAAIANAVYNATGVRVRNYPITLDKLLDRLPSVS
- a CDS encoding MAPEG family protein; translation: MSFLPITSSFTAIFALALVALSVPVTLRRVKVGDLIGDSPDAVLRLRIRAQGNFIEYVPLGVIGLGLVEAHAAATWLVLSIGGVLAGGRLLHAVGMWRESAPLRGFGMLLTYAALVVAAGVLLMLSRA
- a CDS encoding DoxX family protein, producing MSAQYIYWASTALLLLLYISSAFLYLIRGAWVREALAGLGYPAYLVQLMVVVKILGPIAILWRPEPFLSDLAYAGMLYHLLLSGLAHLGVRKPRAAVPAVVGLMLLAASFYTQNAARETPSPYAPMRFERSAAHGHATEEASPWLG
- a CDS encoding helix-turn-helix domain-containing protein; protein product: MENLTMANGDFTMQDEMRRAFALLSGKWKLEIMWLLHQRTYRFGELRKAIPGITQHMLTAQLRELEADGLVSRTVFAQVPPKVEYEITPKARGLGPTIAALTAWWQEHGQSVPERPTMRGRKPR
- a CDS encoding FAD-binding oxidoreductase, producing MTTATGQARTDQAETGQAEPRQAGSRQVQARQADVIVLGAGIIGVSAALHLQERGRSVLLVDRGEPGGQTSHGNAGLIERSSVVPYAFPRDLATLAAFASNRSIAVRYRPAALLRMAPWLARYWWNSAPDRLERQGRAILPLIERCIDEHRRWTAAAGTQALMRGEGWIELYRNPRALEQAISAAVGLHGYGLTYDVLDPETLRALEPALLPGTVAGALHWRDPVTVSDPGAVTRAYAGLFVARGGTLVKADALELSQEGTQWRLPTEAGDWRAAEVVVALGPWSGDLYERLGYRFPLAFKRGYHMHYAAVNEAVPQHPLCDAQAGFVLSAMQRGIRLTTGIELAGRDEPSDSWQLDQAETVARRIMPLGPRLDAQPWRGARPCLPDMLPVIGPASRHRGLWFAFGHAHHGFTLGPATGRLLAETMTGMPAFCDLKPFAADRF
- a CDS encoding MurR/RpiR family transcriptional regulator; the encoded protein is MSQTLRQRLQACLTGGSRADKALASYMLARMSSLPFETAASLAEKVSLSEPTVGRFCRTLGYRSLKDLKASLADEIGDSPWLISDRLRDFQERSRSGDDQLARSLELEIAGLVRLYELAQSEEWKRVARRLASAPTVYITGFQTERGLAQYLANQLQYLRDGVHLVDLAAGNFSELLLPDGPGRCLVIFEARRYSRMAKVLAQEAKAAGIATTLVTDSFCDWGRGLVDEMLVVSTEFNLFWDSTAQMASLSNLMINAVFVELGPQVEQRLNRMAELYGRFTGHVGDTTGPLD